One segment of Plasmodium vivax chromosome 14, whole genome shotgun sequence DNA contains the following:
- a CDS encoding polyadenylate-binding protein, putative (encoded by transcript PVX_123845A) has protein sequence MLATGTNIMHPSFSTASLYVGDLNEDVTEAVLYEIFNTVGHVSSIRVCRDSVTRKSLGYAYVNYHNLADAERALDTLNYTNIKGQPARLMWSHRDPSLRKSGAGNIFVKNLDKSIDNKALFDTFSMFGNILSCKVATDEFGKSKSYGFVHYEDEESAKEAIEKVNGIQLGSKNVYVGHFIKKSERATNDTKFTNLYVKNFPDSVTEAHLKQLFSPFGEITSMIVKTDNKNRKFCFINYADSESAKNAMENLNGKKITDDGQIDPTYDAKKEEAEGGSGVSSGTGAGAATNGASGSGSADANASGGEGDKGAAADAKGDSKAANAGDTGKSGEEAEGGAATSTAAASESAKGKEGNSGASDDKANAASGATSTDAAANGKEDAAGSDATNAAAQGEATTGSSKKESGSENADSPNILYVGPHQSRARRHAILKAKFDNLNMESKNKHQGVNLYIKNLDDAIDDQTLKELFEPYGTITSAKVMRDDKEQSKGFGFVCFALQEEANRAVTEMHLKIINGKPLYVGLAEKREQRLSRLQQRFRMHPIRHHMNNALNSPMQYPNPQSPQLQFNQNTLNYGRPVITPFNQNNLISWRHQQAAQQQVVHQQAAQQQLNFNANLRGQMNQMRLYTQGGGNMMNNNMNQNKVNSQLHPGHQYPNALGQANPQQPNLNAPGQHNNNQPMQQQPGNNQMMNNNMRNMNSRANRNMGGGNMGNMPNQKQLPLNMVGKQNNAQANQMNHQGPPPPQQQQQQQQQQTQQTQQKSAQQMQQQVPPNGNFKFTSQARNRMEMPNKNANKVNPINNMNVNFNNNSTLTAAALASAPPSMQKQVLGENLFPLVANYHPTLAGKITGMMLEMDNSELLILLENEEQLKKKIDEALVVLQKAK, from the coding sequence ATGCTGGCCACCGGGACGAACATCATGCACCCGAGCTTCTCCACCGCCTCCCTGTACGTGGGGGACCTGAACGAGGACGTGACCGAAGCAGTCCTGTACGAGATTTTCAACACCGTTGGCCATGTGTCTTCCATAAGAGTGTGTCGCGACAGCGTAACGAGGAAGTCGCTGGGGTACGCATATGTCAATTACCACAATTTGGCGGACGCGGAGAGAGCATTAGATACGCTGAActatacaaatataaaaggACAGCCAGCTAGACTCATGTGGAGTCATAGAGACCCCTCCCTGAGGAAGAGCGGTGCAGGGAATATCTTCGTGAAAAATTTAGACAAATCGATAGATAATAAGGCCCTATTTGATACGTTTAGCATGTTCGGTAATATCCTCTCATGTAAAGTTGCCACGGACGAATttgggaaaagcaaaagctaCGGATTTGTGCATTATGAAGATGAGGAGAGTGCAAAGGAGGCCATCGAAAAGGTCAATGGAATTCAGTTAGGATCTAAGAACGTCTACGTTGGTCACTTTATAAAGAAATCTGAAAGAGCTACCAACGATACCAAATTCACCAATTTGTATGTAAAGAATTTCCCAGACAGTGTTACGGAGGCTCACTTGAAGCAGCTCTTTAGTCCTTTTGGGGAAATCACCTCCATGATTGTGAAGACGGATAATAAGAATAGGaagttttgttttattaattatgcaGATTCGGAGAGTGCCAAGAATGCTATGGAGAATCTGAATGGAAAGAAGATCACCGACGATGGGCAGATCGACCCTACGTACGACgcgaagaaggaggaagctGAGGGTGGAAGCGGGGTAAGTAGCGGTACTGGCGCAGGTGCAGCCACTAACGGAGCTTCCGGCAGCGGAAGTGCAGACGCTAACGCCAGTGGAGGGGAAGGCGAcaaaggagcagcagcagatgCGAAGGGGGACAGCAAAGCTGCCAATGCGGGTGATACAGGCAAAAGcggagaagaagcggaggggggggcagccacCTCCACCGCAGCAGCGTCCGAATCggcgaaggggaaagaaggCAACAGTGGCGCATCTGATGATAAGGCCAATGCAGCGTCAGGGGCCACCTCAACCGATGCAGCTGCCAACGGGAAGGAAGACGCAGCAGGTAGTGACGCAACAAATGCGGCCGCGCAAGGGGAAGCCACCACAGGAAGTAGTAAGAAGGAGAGCGGTTCGGAGAACGCAGACAGTCCCAACATCCTCTATGTAGGCCCGCATCAGTCAAGGGCCAGAAGACATGCCATTCTGAAGGCCAAATTTGACAACCTAAATATGGAGAGTAAAAACAAACACCAGGGAGTAAAtctgtatataaaaaatttggatgATGCGATTGACGACCAGACGTTGAAGGAGCTGTTCGAGCCGTATGGCACAATAACATCAGCGAAGGTTATGAGGGACGACAAGGAGCAGAGCAAAGGGTTCGGCTTCGTCTGCTTCGCTTTACAAGAAGAGGCAAACAGGGCAGTGACTGAGATGCACTTGAAAATTATTAACGGAAAGCCCCTATACGTTGGCCTAGCAGAAAAGAGAGAGCAAAGACTCTCTCGACTACAGCAGCGCTTCCGCATGCACCCCATAAGGCACCACATGAATAACGCTTTGAACTCCCCCATGCAGTACCCAAACCCTCAGTCCCCACAATTACAGTTCAACCAGAACACTTTAAATTATGGCAGACCAGTCATAACCCCCTTTAACCAAAACAACCTCATTTCTTGGAGACACCAACAAGCGGCACAACAGCAGGTGGTTCACCAGCAGGCAGCACAACAGCAGCTGAATTTCAATGCAAATTTGAGAGGGCAGATGAACCAAATGAGGCTCTACACACAGGGAGGAGGTAACATGatgaataataatatgaatCAAAATAAGGTAAATTCGCAACTCCATCCGGGTCACCAATACCCAAATGCATTAGGACAGGCAAATCCGCAGCAACCAAATTTAAACGCACCAGGGCAACACAACAACAACCAACCGATGCAGCAGCAGCCAGGAAACAATCAAATGATGAATAACAATATGAGGAATATGAATAGCAGAGCGAATAGAAATATGGGAGGAGGAAATATGGGGAACATGCCGAACCAGAAGCAGCTACCCCTCAACATGGTAGGCAAACAGAACAATGCGCAGGCCAATCAGATGAACCACCAGGGACCACCCCCAccacagcagcagcagcagcagcaacagcaacagaCACAACAGACGCAACAGAAGTCGGCTCAACAAATGCAACAACAGGTCCCTCCAAatggaaattttaaattcacCTCACAAGCAAGAAACCGTATGGAGATGCCAAACAAAAATGCTAATAAAGTGAACCCAATTAATAACATGAAcgttaattttaataacaaCTCGACTTTAACCGCTGCTGCGCTCGCGTCCGCGCCTCCCTCCATGCAGAAGCAAGTTTTGGGTGAGAATTTATTCCCCCTGGTTGCGAACTACCACCCGACCTTGGCTGGCAAAATCACGGGAATGATGCTGGAGATGGACAACTCCGAGCTGCTGATCCTGCTGGAAAATGAGGAGCAGCTCAAGAAGAAGATTGACGAGGCGCTCGTCGTGCTGCAGAAGGCGAAGTAG